In a single window of the Gossypium hirsutum isolate 1008001.06 chromosome A13, Gossypium_hirsutum_v2.1, whole genome shotgun sequence genome:
- the LOC107895152 gene encoding uncharacterized protein: MSLAVLCKNYMMRPFLSSRFQYSMEPLKRRFILRKKPKRKMKSTKYMKSFERLKIDMKKISKEQQSIKEGQGQVEAKFNAIEQECKQLCDEIDLMIRCSANTQIRLGLMFSILKARQQADFGTAAQLTGLLREIVGRDDEYKSEESGVRTDVQGKHVVT, encoded by the exons ATGTCTTTGGCCGTCCTTTGCAAAAACTACATGATGCGTCCCTTTTTGTCGTCCCGTTTTCAGTATTCAATGGAGCCGTTAAAACGACGTTTCATTTTGCGTAAAAAGCCGAAG AGAAAGATGAAGTCAACAAAATACATGAAGAGTTTTGAAAGGTTGAAAATAGATATGAAAAAAATCAGCAAAGAGCAGCAAAGCATCAAAGAAGGGCAAGGTCAAGTTGAAGCAAAATTCAATGCTATCGAACAAGAATGCAAGCAGCTTTGCGACGAAATTGATCTAATGATCCGATGCAGTGCCAACACTCAAATCCGTCTCGGCCTGATGTTCAGTATCCTCAAGGCAAGACAACAAGCCGATTTCGGCACTGCTGCTCAATTAACTGGATTACTCCG TGAAATTGTGGGCAGAGATGATGAGTACAAAAGTGAAGAATCTGGAGTCCGTACTGATGTGCAGGGAAAACATGTGGTTACTTAA